One Paenibacillus sp. FSL H7-0737 DNA segment encodes these proteins:
- the hemW gene encoding radical SAM family heme chaperone HemW yields the protein MTTNTNGRPPEAVYIHIPFCTNKCFYCDFNSYVLKDQPVMDYLQALDREMELTVKNTPPGVIKTIFVGGGTPTVLKPDEMAYFLKSVRTHFPNWDKDIEFSMEANPGTTDIDKLAVMKEGGVNRVSFGVQAFQNELLTGIGRIHNVDDVYRSLENARAVGLNNLSVDLMFGLPNQTVEMLGESIRKALELDLPHYSIYSLKVEENTLFHTLFNKNKLPLPNEEDELQMYLLLMSSMKEAGYNQYEISNFAKPGMESRHNITYWRNEDYYGLGAGAHGYVGRQRHINVKGVNPYVEATRKGLPRLDAYPITEAEAMEDFMMVGLRMHEGVSNEAFQAQFGRSIEDVFAKSLHKMLHAGLLEHEEGTYRLSKQGILFGNDVFAEFVGALTEV from the coding sequence ATGACCACGAATACTAATGGCCGTCCCCCTGAGGCCGTATACATTCATATTCCTTTTTGTACCAATAAGTGCTTTTATTGTGATTTTAATTCCTACGTTCTCAAGGATCAGCCGGTTATGGATTATCTCCAAGCCTTGGATCGAGAAATGGAGCTGACCGTCAAGAACACTCCACCGGGTGTTATCAAAACGATCTTTGTCGGCGGTGGTACCCCAACAGTACTGAAGCCGGATGAGATGGCTTATTTTCTAAAATCAGTTCGGACACATTTCCCAAACTGGGATAAAGATATCGAGTTCTCTATGGAAGCAAATCCGGGAACTACGGATATAGATAAGTTGGCGGTTATGAAAGAAGGCGGCGTGAATCGGGTGAGCTTTGGTGTTCAGGCGTTTCAGAACGAACTCCTTACGGGTATTGGCCGGATTCATAATGTTGACGATGTATACCGCAGCTTGGAGAATGCTCGTGCAGTTGGTCTTAACAACCTGTCGGTTGACCTTATGTTTGGTTTGCCGAACCAAACTGTAGAGATGCTGGGCGAAAGTATTCGTAAGGCCTTGGAGCTTGATTTACCCCACTATTCTATTTACAGCTTGAAGGTGGAGGAGAACACTCTTTTTCACACCCTATTTAATAAGAACAAACTTCCTCTTCCTAATGAAGAAGATGAACTGCAAATGTACCTCTTGTTGATGTCATCTATGAAGGAAGCGGGCTATAACCAATACGAAATCAGTAACTTCGCAAAACCAGGTATGGAGAGTCGTCACAATATCACTTACTGGCGTAATGAAGATTATTATGGTCTTGGAGCAGGTGCACATGGATATGTGGGTCGCCAGCGTCATATTAATGTTAAGGGTGTAAATCCTTATGTTGAAGCTACACGTAAAGGGTTGCCTCGATTAGACGCATACCCAATTACTGAAGCAGAAGCGATGGAGGACTTTATGATGGTTGGCTTACGTATGCATGAAGGCGTCTCTAATGAGGCTTTTCAAGCGCAATTTGGGCGTTCGATAGAGGATGTATTTGCGAAATCCTTGCATAAGATGCTGCATGCGGGTCTACTTGAGCACGAAGAGGGGACTTACCGACTCAGCAAGCAAGGGATCCTTTTCGGGAACGATGTTTTCGCAGAATTTGTAGGCGCACTGACAGAAGTTTAA
- a CDS encoding FAD-dependent oxidoreductase: MRTETVKSDVTVVGGGLAGMNAAIAAARLGLKVALVQNRPVLGGNSSSEVRVWVCGATGHGVNRYARETGIMGELFIENQYRNPEGNPYLWDLTLLEAVKAESNISLFLNTDVREVEAEGEAEDRTIRSVIGWMMGSERLITFKSEAFIDCTGDGLVGFLAGADFRLGREARHEFNEEWAPEVPDNITLGSTLLFYTQDTGKPVRYVAPSFAKDITTTSIPIRRVIRSGDSGCHYWWIEWGGELDTVDENERIRDELSSVIYGIWDYIKNSGHFDAENMTLEWVGSIPGKREYRRFVGDTILTQNDILAQREFEDRIGFGGWSIDLHPPQGMYAEESGSKHLHADGIYHIPFSSLYSKNVRNLLFAGRNISASHVAFGTTRVMATCAIMGEAAGAGAALSVIKGVTPREIRNQHMHELQQVMLKQDASIIGLRNEDPLDLARNSEIHASSTMKGIVLDRPAEAYELSHDVGILFPVEGNILGLKLLVSASTQSELTVELWTTGRAENYVPAECRQVDVVIVQAGEQQWIDVPVQEEQWSSIGECNIFAIIRANEHIQLHISETPITGVITFERGVKPVVDSALEDHQPDQPVMEWSMKQLVRRHFCFAVETSAYAASKVTDGYVRPFAGPHSWVSEPMTAGRTEWVEARLPDAASVSEIHFTFNDDVNEDLINLHHHETPFLVIPELVKAYDVELLIDGVWQVMFRVKDNHRRKNVHRLEKPVLTDAVRIVVHETNGGERAELVEMRIY, encoded by the coding sequence ATGAGAACAGAAACGGTGAAATCCGATGTAACAGTGGTCGGTGGTGGACTTGCAGGAATGAACGCGGCGATCGCTGCAGCGCGCCTAGGGTTAAAGGTAGCACTAGTGCAGAACCGTCCTGTACTTGGTGGTAACTCGAGTTCAGAGGTTCGGGTATGGGTATGTGGTGCAACAGGACATGGTGTAAATCGATATGCACGTGAGACAGGCATTATGGGTGAGTTATTCATCGAGAATCAATACCGGAACCCGGAGGGAAATCCATACTTATGGGATCTAACCTTACTCGAAGCCGTGAAGGCAGAGTCGAATATCAGCCTATTCCTAAATACCGATGTACGCGAAGTGGAAGCGGAAGGTGAGGCAGAGGATCGGACGATTCGCAGTGTGATTGGTTGGATGATGGGATCTGAGCGGTTGATTACGTTCAAGAGTGAGGCGTTCATCGATTGCACGGGCGATGGTTTGGTTGGCTTCCTAGCAGGAGCTGACTTCCGATTAGGACGTGAAGCCCGCCATGAATTTAATGAGGAATGGGCACCTGAAGTGCCAGATAACATTACATTAGGCAGTACATTATTGTTTTATACACAGGATACAGGAAAACCGGTACGTTATGTTGCTCCATCGTTCGCGAAGGATATTACAACAACGTCGATTCCGATCCGTCGGGTCATTCGGAGTGGAGATTCAGGCTGTCACTACTGGTGGATTGAGTGGGGCGGTGAGCTTGATACGGTGGATGAGAATGAACGTATACGTGATGAGCTATCCTCTGTTATTTATGGGATTTGGGATTACATTAAAAACTCAGGTCATTTTGATGCCGAAAATATGACGCTGGAGTGGGTTGGCTCAATTCCGGGTAAACGTGAATACAGACGGTTTGTTGGCGATACGATATTAACGCAAAATGATATTCTTGCGCAGCGTGAATTTGAAGACCGGATTGGATTCGGAGGATGGTCGATTGATCTGCATCCACCGCAAGGGATGTACGCAGAAGAGAGCGGCTCGAAGCATCTGCATGCGGATGGGATTTATCATATTCCATTTAGTTCGCTCTATTCGAAGAATGTGCGAAATCTACTCTTCGCGGGTCGGAATATCAGCGCATCTCATGTGGCTTTTGGAACAACACGCGTCATGGCGACCTGTGCGATCATGGGTGAAGCGGCTGGAGCAGGTGCAGCATTATCCGTCATCAAAGGTGTAACCCCTCGTGAAATTCGCAATCAGCATATGCATGAATTGCAACAGGTGATGTTAAAGCAAGATGCTTCGATTATTGGATTGCGCAACGAAGATCCGCTAGATCTCGCGAGAAATAGTGAGATTCATGCGTCCAGTACGATGAAAGGCATAGTACTGGATCGACCAGCTGAAGCTTATGAGCTTTCTCATGACGTAGGAATTTTGTTTCCGGTTGAAGGAAATATCCTTGGGTTGAAGCTGCTTGTGTCAGCAAGTACTCAGTCAGAGTTGACCGTTGAGCTATGGACGACTGGGCGTGCGGAAAATTACGTTCCAGCAGAGTGTAGACAGGTTGATGTTGTAATAGTACAAGCTGGAGAGCAGCAATGGATTGATGTTCCGGTACAAGAGGAGCAGTGGAGTTCAATCGGCGAATGTAATATCTTCGCTATTATTCGAGCTAATGAGCATATTCAATTGCATATTTCAGAAACCCCAATCACAGGTGTTATTACATTTGAGCGAGGCGTGAAACCTGTAGTCGATTCAGCGCTGGAGGATCATCAGCCAGATCAGCCGGTGATGGAGTGGAGCATGAAACAGCTTGTACGCAGGCATTTCTGCTTTGCGGTAGAAACATCCGCATATGCTGCATCCAAAGTCACTGACGGGTATGTTCGACCTTTTGCAGGGCCACATAGCTGGGTTTCTGAGCCGATGACTGCTGGTAGAACGGAGTGGGTAGAGGCGCGTCTCCCGGATGCTGCTTCAGTCTCTGAAATTCATTTTACCTTTAACGATGATGTTAATGAGGATCTTATCAACTTACATCACCATGAAACGCCATTTCTAGTGATTCCTGAACTAGTAAAGGCTTACGATGTAGAGTTACTCATTGATGGCGTGTGGCAAGTCATGTTCCGCGTCAAAGACAATCATCGCCGGAAGAACGTACATCGTTTAGAGAAGCCTGTCCTTACGGATGCTGTTCGGATCGTTGTTCATGAAACCAACGGAGGAGAACGTGCAGAACTCGTGGAAATGCGGATATATTAA
- a CDS encoding carbohydrate ABC transporter permease yields MNENAGNMKVKLPVTVIMFVLGLFMIVPFLWMLSTSFQTPAEVFNKWLPSSLNWSNHIRVWTGSHDFVPYYLNSLKISIIGTVGAVFLSALAAYGFSRTSFKGRDGLFVIYLSMMMVPPQVLFVPKFIMFNWVGIYNTHWALILPAMFSIFGVFMLRQFFMSIPKEITESAFLDGAGHYKIFFRLILPLAKPAIATFAILDFSWQWNDYENALVFLQSPKLYTIPLGLQNFILENNVDYNGMMAASSAAIIPMIIIFFVGQKYIIQGISSSAVKG; encoded by the coding sequence ATGAATGAAAACGCAGGAAACATGAAGGTGAAACTGCCAGTAACGGTCATCATGTTTGTTCTAGGACTATTTATGATTGTGCCTTTCCTATGGATGCTCAGCACATCCTTTCAGACACCTGCCGAGGTGTTTAACAAATGGCTGCCTTCATCTCTCAACTGGAGCAATCATATTCGGGTATGGACAGGAAGTCATGATTTTGTTCCGTATTATTTAAATTCACTTAAGATTTCAATTATTGGAACTGTGGGGGCTGTGTTTCTATCTGCCCTTGCCGCTTACGGATTTTCACGTACTTCGTTCAAAGGTCGAGATGGACTATTTGTCATATATTTATCCATGATGATGGTTCCACCTCAGGTGCTTTTTGTTCCAAAGTTTATCATGTTTAACTGGGTTGGGATTTACAATACGCATTGGGCGCTGATCTTACCAGCCATGTTCTCAATCTTCGGTGTATTTATGCTTCGGCAGTTCTTTATGAGTATTCCTAAGGAAATTACGGAATCCGCTTTTTTGGATGGGGCGGGGCATTATAAGATATTTTTCCGCTTAATTCTGCCATTAGCGAAGCCAGCAATAGCAACGTTTGCTATTCTCGATTTCTCCTGGCAATGGAATGATTATGAGAATGCGCTTGTATTCTTGCAAAGCCCTAAACTATATACCATTCCGCTTGGATTGCAGAATTTTATTCTTGAGAACAATGTGGACTACAACGGGATGATGGCTGCTTCATCGGCTGCGATTATTCCAATGATTATTATCTTCTTTGTGGGTCAGAAATACATTATTCAAGGGATTTCCAGCTCGGCTGTGAAAGGCTAA
- a CDS encoding carbohydrate ABC transporter permease, with amino-acid sequence MKRRSWMDRQGWIGMTFILPNMIGILLFFIIPAIYSFVLMFTNYQFSNPNWQFTGLDNLKRLFHDDNFYASIKYTVIFLISVPVSMVLAFIVALFLNRSVYLKGVLRGMFFLPYISSGVAVAFVWMLLFQPSQGPINEMLRWIGITSPPGWFADTETAMYAIDIVQIWLMLGYNMIIYLAALQEISTEQLEAARIDGASTFKTTWKIVWPLVSPTTFLLMITGLIMTMKSFSIIQAITAGGPSGSTTVLSLFVYKTAFSYYDMGYASAISWFLFAVILVITVIQWIGQKRWVHY; translated from the coding sequence GTGAAGCGGAGAAGCTGGATGGACAGACAAGGCTGGATCGGCATGACCTTTATTCTTCCGAATATGATTGGTATTCTCTTATTCTTTATTATTCCTGCAATCTATTCCTTTGTCCTCATGTTTACGAATTATCAATTTTCAAATCCGAATTGGCAATTTACTGGGCTGGATAATCTCAAACGATTGTTCCATGACGATAATTTCTATGCCTCGATCAAATATACGGTGATATTCCTGATATCGGTTCCAGTATCGATGGTGCTCGCATTTATTGTAGCGTTATTTCTAAACCGCAGTGTGTATCTTAAAGGCGTATTACGTGGAATGTTCTTCCTACCGTATATCTCCAGTGGAGTAGCCGTTGCATTTGTCTGGATGCTGCTATTTCAGCCTTCACAGGGACCCATCAATGAAATGCTTCGCTGGATTGGCATAACATCGCCGCCAGGATGGTTTGCGGATACGGAAACCGCAATGTATGCCATTGATATCGTACAAATCTGGCTGATGCTTGGCTACAATATGATCATATATTTAGCTGCATTACAGGAAATTTCGACAGAACAGCTGGAGGCTGCCCGGATCGATGGTGCAAGCACATTCAAAACAACATGGAAAATTGTATGGCCTCTTGTTAGTCCCACAACTTTCTTATTAATGATTACCGGATTAATTATGACGATGAAATCGTTCTCGATTATTCAAGCCATTACGGCTGGAGGTCCTAGCGGAAGTACGACGGTCTTATCACTATTCGTTTATAAAACAGCGTTCAGTTATTACGATATGGGATACGCTTCAGCCATTTCATGGTTCTTGTTCGCCGTCATTCTCGTCATTACAGTCATTCAGTGGATCGGCCAAAAGCGCTGGGTTCATTACTAA
- a CDS encoding ABC transporter substrate-binding protein — MKKKWYPAVLSVLLAGTMLAGCGTSGSNDAQGSANGQTAKEKIKLTMWGAVPAEAGPQAVIDNWNKDNPDIQVEYIRNVNDDAGNLKLDTALMTNQNIDLFMNYDLAHLQKRMDAGVALDLSTKTDYDIDSQIGEDAAMWKINDKYYGIPTKKNMAFVWLNKDMLDAAGLPIPAVDWTWSDLEEYAKKLTKPGVYGLLQADSSFSTTMDGTLAGMGVKQADGTSNFGNDLWKEHLEILHNMMFVDKSTPEYGEQLTSKMPVDTMFLQGKAAMLAAGEFIFRNANNLKDYPHDFKTAFAAIPKVNKDQKDYKYSGGVGDMLALNAKSKNLDAAWEFAKWYADGGMLPMASGGRIPASKSVDSKEAMSLLMKGVEDKYDTDSMNKIVFGKFPSFQLNVTQQAIDARKEEYEKYFLNKQDIETTMKNMQTRSQELLK; from the coding sequence ATGAAGAAAAAGTGGTATCCTGCAGTGCTTTCTGTCTTATTAGCAGGTACGATGCTGGCTGGTTGTGGTACTAGTGGAAGTAATGATGCGCAGGGCAGTGCAAATGGACAAACAGCAAAGGAGAAAATAAAGCTTACGATGTGGGGGGCAGTTCCTGCAGAAGCCGGGCCTCAAGCTGTAATTGATAACTGGAATAAAGATAATCCGGACATTCAAGTCGAGTATATCCGTAATGTAAATGACGATGCTGGAAACTTAAAGCTGGATACTGCCTTGATGACCAATCAAAACATAGACCTTTTCATGAACTACGATCTTGCTCATTTACAGAAACGTATGGATGCAGGCGTTGCCTTGGATCTAAGCACGAAGACAGATTATGATATCGACAGCCAGATCGGCGAGGACGCAGCAATGTGGAAAATCAATGATAAGTACTATGGGATTCCTACAAAGAAAAACATGGCGTTTGTGTGGTTGAACAAAGATATGCTGGATGCAGCAGGATTACCGATTCCTGCGGTGGACTGGACCTGGTCAGATCTTGAGGAGTATGCGAAGAAGCTAACGAAGCCTGGTGTGTACGGATTATTGCAGGCAGATTCCTCCTTCTCAACAACGATGGACGGTACGCTTGCTGGAATGGGTGTGAAACAGGCGGATGGTACTTCAAACTTTGGGAATGATCTATGGAAAGAACACCTGGAAATATTGCATAACATGATGTTCGTGGACAAATCCACACCGGAATATGGCGAGCAACTGACCAGTAAAATGCCGGTTGACACCATGTTCTTGCAAGGCAAAGCGGCAATGCTGGCAGCAGGTGAGTTTATTTTCCGAAATGCGAACAACTTGAAAGACTATCCGCATGATTTCAAAACCGCGTTCGCCGCTATTCCAAAAGTGAATAAAGATCAAAAGGATTATAAATATTCGGGCGGTGTGGGTGACATGCTTGCTCTTAATGCGAAATCCAAGAACCTGGATGCAGCTTGGGAGTTCGCAAAATGGTATGCGGATGGCGGTATGCTGCCAATGGCAAGCGGGGGTCGTATTCCAGCCTCTAAGAGTGTAGATAGTAAGGAAGCAATGAGCCTTCTCATGAAGGGTGTGGAAGACAAATATGATACAGATTCAATGAATAAAATTGTATTCGGCAAATTCCCGTCCTTCCAGCTAAATGTAACTCAACAAGCCATTGATGCACGTAAAGAAGAGTATGAAAAATACTTCTTAAATAAGCAAGATATTGAAACCACGATGAAGAATATGCAAACCCGTTCGCAAGAGTTATTGAAATAA
- a CDS encoding response regulator transcription factor, with translation MWRTLIVDDEQPAVKSIRKLFLKAGIPFEIIGEAENGEVGLQMIRELRPDVVVTDINMPVMDGVKLLQVAREEGFDCRFVMLTALSEFEYARQALVFGASDYILKLSLDLQGLKQTMGKVHAELERMVKMKKADKWFPEKQQTGPTDHVEMNKIIAYIEEHYSEDISLKSMSELIRMDASYISDLFKKKTGQTLTNYIQERRIQAGKMLLAETKLTISEIGQQVGFENDNYFIKIFKKWCGVTPNEFRKEPKNVL, from the coding sequence ATGTGGAGAACGTTAATTGTGGATGATGAACAACCCGCGGTTAAAAGTATACGGAAGTTATTCTTAAAGGCTGGAATCCCGTTTGAAATTATAGGTGAGGCCGAGAATGGAGAAGTAGGCTTGCAAATGATTCGTGAGCTTCGACCTGATGTGGTAGTGACGGATATCAATATGCCAGTGATGGATGGGGTGAAGCTCCTTCAAGTTGCGCGAGAGGAAGGCTTCGACTGCCGATTTGTAATGTTGACCGCATTGAGTGAATTTGAATACGCTCGGCAAGCGCTCGTATTTGGAGCTTCGGACTACATTCTGAAGCTATCTTTAGATCTCCAAGGTTTGAAGCAGACCATGGGTAAGGTTCATGCCGAGCTGGAGCGAATGGTGAAGATGAAAAAGGCCGATAAATGGTTTCCTGAGAAGCAACAAACGGGACCGACAGATCATGTGGAGATGAACAAAATAATTGCTTATATTGAAGAGCATTATTCTGAGGACATCTCGCTCAAATCCATGTCAGAGTTGATACGAATGGATGCCAGCTATATAAGTGACTTATTCAAGAAAAAGACAGGGCAAACCTTGACGAATTATATTCAAGAGCGGCGTATTCAGGCTGGAAAAATGCTGCTTGCAGAGACGAAGCTAACAATTAGTGAGATTGGGCAGCAGGTGGGCTTTGAGAACGATAATTATTTTATTAAAATTTTCAAAAAGTGGTGTGGCGTCACGCCAAATGAATTTCGCAAAGAACCAAAAAACGTTCTATAG
- a CDS encoding cache domain-containing sensor histidine kinase, giving the protein MKRLYLKLTPSTFKNRILLAFLLLVLTPIAMLVLYNFKETEQMLQDNAETKNIEQLIGIKNGFVDLMSLVMKTGSLLEQDTTILSIMKNPEQSDEITRKKLVENKFGAIENTFFMSGATVYYTLIDLHGNAYTSFMPRETLSYDEIQSEDWVQALKREGANRYIWNPNDKNNVVRESTTSKKMLSLYEVMRDNGFNIYAYARLSIDYEEWFTRSTLGSKQEGSFFLLDASGRMMLNPDKDETFSPDIAQSIVKSDHQRQTERAASIIDPKEKSLYTYSYIEELNGYVVKKVQLAQLFLEVYKQKQRFFAVFGVILLLFVLLTYFISSTITVPLKKLQKKMEMTAKTNLKMKLPEQGRGEILALTQSFNIMIHDLNELLQRLQLEEKQKQFVRFQVLLSQMNPHFLLNTLNTIKSIALDKDDDEIYEICVALGKILETTLNTEVDLILLKDEIVLIESYMEIQRQRFGHGIEIQYDINEELQYALIPKFCLQPLIENSLIHGFGQSVKQGRIDISAKVTGQQLYLQVKDNGMGIDRAQLNKAARKRKGIGVQNIRESLELLFKNQRTGMDIVSSDTGTEVIIHFPLLISKPYDGGKLTCGER; this is encoded by the coding sequence TTGAAACGATTATATTTGAAACTTACGCCAAGTACCTTTAAGAATCGGATTTTGTTAGCTTTCTTACTGTTGGTACTAACACCCATTGCCATGCTCGTTCTGTATAACTTCAAAGAGACAGAACAAATGCTTCAGGATAATGCGGAAACGAAGAACATAGAGCAGCTTATTGGGATTAAGAATGGTTTTGTTGATCTCATGAGTCTCGTTATGAAAACAGGGTCATTACTTGAACAAGATACAACGATTTTATCGATAATGAAGAATCCCGAGCAATCGGATGAAATCACGAGAAAAAAGCTCGTTGAAAACAAGTTTGGAGCGATTGAAAATACATTCTTCATGAGTGGAGCGACGGTGTATTATACTTTAATCGACCTTCATGGAAACGCATACACTTCCTTTATGCCGAGGGAAACTTTGAGCTACGACGAAATCCAATCGGAGGATTGGGTTCAAGCATTGAAGCGAGAAGGAGCGAATCGATATATATGGAATCCGAATGACAAGAATAATGTGGTCCGGGAAAGTACAACAAGTAAGAAAATGCTTAGCCTCTATGAGGTTATGCGTGATAATGGTTTTAACATTTATGCCTATGCAAGGCTAAGTATCGATTATGAGGAGTGGTTTACTAGATCAACGTTAGGGAGTAAACAGGAAGGTTCTTTTTTTCTGCTCGATGCCTCAGGGAGAATGATGCTTAATCCGGATAAGGATGAGACCTTTTCTCCAGATATTGCGCAGAGTATTGTGAAGAGTGACCACCAGCGGCAGACAGAGCGTGCTGCATCTATCATCGATCCGAAGGAGAAGAGCTTATACACATACAGCTACATCGAAGAGTTGAATGGTTATGTCGTTAAAAAGGTACAGCTAGCACAGCTATTTCTTGAGGTGTATAAGCAGAAGCAACGATTTTTTGCTGTATTTGGAGTCATACTACTGCTATTTGTTCTATTAACTTATTTTATATCATCGACGATTACAGTGCCGCTAAAGAAGCTGCAGAAGAAGATGGAGATGACCGCTAAAACGAATCTCAAAATGAAATTACCCGAGCAAGGGCGGGGAGAGATTCTTGCACTGACTCAGAGTTTCAATATAATGATCCATGATTTAAATGAGCTGTTGCAGCGTCTTCAGCTTGAAGAAAAACAGAAGCAATTCGTTCGATTTCAGGTGTTACTTTCGCAGATGAATCCACATTTCCTACTAAATACATTGAATACGATAAAGAGCATCGCCTTAGATAAAGATGATGATGAAATTTATGAAATTTGTGTTGCGCTAGGCAAAATATTGGAAACAACATTAAATACTGAAGTGGATTTGATTCTGTTAAAGGATGAGATTGTACTCATAGAATCTTACATGGAGATTCAGCGGCAACGCTTCGGACATGGGATTGAAATTCAATATGATATCAACGAGGAACTACAGTACGCATTAATCCCTAAATTCTGTCTTCAGCCCTTAATTGAAAATAGCTTGATTCACGGCTTCGGTCAGTCTGTGAAACAAGGGAGAATTGATATTTCCGCTAAGGTGACTGGACAGCAACTATATCTGCAGGTTAAAGATAACGGCATGGGGATAGATAGAGCACAGCTGAATAAGGCTGCACGGAAACGAAAAGGAATCGGTGTTCAGAATATTAGGGAGAGCTTAGAGCTGTTGTTCAAGAATCAACGGACAGGCATGGACATTGTATCATCAGACACAGGAACTGAAGTGATTATCCATTTTCCACTTCTTATTTCAAAACCTTACGATGGAGGTAAGCTCACATGTGGAGAACGTTAA
- the lepA gene encoding translation elongation factor 4, translated as MTDVQKRQQQIRNFSIIAHIDHGKSTLADRILEYTGALTTREMQEQVLDQMDLERERGITIKLQAVRLTYRADDGVEYYLNLIDTPGHVDFTYEVSRSLAACEGALLVVDAAQGIEAQTLANVYLALDNNLEILPVLNKIDLPNADPDRVKQEIEDVIGLDTSEAVMASAKAGIGIKEILEQVVKQVPAPSGNSEEPLKALIFDSHYDPYKGVIVYVRVMDGKIRAGSKIKMMATEKTFEVIEVGAFMPRMTIVDELNIGDVGFIVAGIKHVGDTRVGDTVTDAKNPTAEPLPGYRKINPMVYCGLYPIETSDYNDLREALEKLQLNDASLSFEPESSSALGFGFRCGFLGLLHMEIIQERIEREFNLPLITTAPSVIYRIMLTNGEMIQIDNPSHYPEIGTIDYIEEPYVKAAIIVPNDFVGTVMELCQNKRGEFVNMEYLDTNRVTITYEIPLSEIVYDFFDQLKSGTKGYASYDYEICGYRRSNLVKMDILLNNEQVDALSFIVHRDRAYNRGRIICEKLRGIIPRQMFEVPIQASVGTKVVARETVKAMRKNVLAKCYGGDISRKRKLLEKQKEGKKRMKQVGSVEVPQEAFMAVLKIDE; from the coding sequence GACACTAGCTGACCGCATTTTGGAATACACGGGGGCACTAACCACGCGTGAAATGCAGGAACAGGTACTCGATCAGATGGATCTGGAGCGCGAACGTGGTATCACAATAAAGCTGCAAGCCGTGCGTTTAACCTATCGTGCAGACGATGGTGTAGAGTATTATCTCAATTTGATTGATACACCGGGACACGTCGATTTCACCTATGAAGTTTCCCGCAGTCTTGCAGCATGTGAAGGCGCACTGCTGGTTGTGGATGCGGCTCAAGGAATTGAAGCGCAGACACTGGCCAATGTGTATTTAGCACTGGATAATAACCTTGAAATCCTACCTGTGCTTAACAAAATTGATTTGCCAAACGCTGACCCTGACCGGGTAAAGCAGGAGATTGAGGATGTTATCGGGCTGGATACCAGTGAAGCGGTTATGGCATCTGCCAAAGCCGGTATTGGGATCAAGGAAATTCTGGAGCAGGTGGTGAAGCAGGTTCCTGCGCCATCCGGTAATTCAGAAGAGCCGCTTAAAGCGTTGATTTTTGACTCTCATTACGATCCTTACAAAGGCGTTATCGTCTATGTGCGCGTAATGGACGGTAAAATCCGTGCGGGATCGAAGATTAAGATGATGGCAACTGAGAAGACTTTCGAGGTCATTGAAGTTGGCGCATTTATGCCGCGTATGACCATTGTCGATGAATTGAACATCGGGGATGTTGGATTTATCGTAGCTGGGATCAAGCATGTTGGAGATACCCGTGTCGGTGATACTGTCACTGACGCAAAGAATCCTACTGCTGAGCCGCTTCCAGGTTACCGTAAGATCAACCCGATGGTATATTGCGGTTTGTATCCGATTGAGACCTCCGATTATAACGATCTTCGTGAGGCATTGGAGAAGCTCCAGCTTAATGATGCTTCACTAAGCTTTGAACCGGAAAGCTCGAGCGCGCTTGGATTTGGTTTCCGTTGCGGATTCCTTGGACTCTTGCATATGGAGATCATTCAAGAGCGGATTGAGCGCGAGTTCAATTTGCCGCTAATTACAACAGCACCGAGTGTTATTTATCGAATTATGCTGACCAATGGCGAAATGATTCAAATCGACAACCCGTCACATTATCCGGAAATCGGAACGATTGACTACATTGAAGAGCCATATGTTAAAGCAGCGATCATTGTGCCTAACGACTTCGTAGGTACTGTAATGGAGCTGTGCCAGAACAAACGCGGCGAGTTCGTAAATATGGAATATCTAGATACTAATCGTGTAACGATTACGTACGAGATTCCGCTGTCAGAGATCGTTTATGATTTCTTTGATCAGTTGAAATCAGGTACAAAAGGTTACGCATCCTACGACTATGAAATTTGCGGATACCGTCGTTCGAATCTGGTCAAGATGGATATCTTGCTTAACAATGAGCAGGTCGATGCCTTGTCCTTTATCGTTCACCGTGATCGTGCATACAACCGCGGTCGTATCATTTGTGAGAAACTACGTGGGATTATCCCTCGTCAAATGTTTGAAGTGCCGATTCAAGCCTCTGTGGGTACGAAGGTGGTTGCGCGTGAAACCGTTAAGGCGATGCGCAAAAACGTACTTGCAAAATGTTACGGCGGTGATATTTCGCGTAAGCGGAAGCTGCTAGAGAAACAAAAAGAAGGTAAGAAACGCATGAAGCAAGTAGGTAGCGTAGAGGTACCACAAGAAGCATTCATGGCAGTACTGAAGATCGACGAGTAG